In one window of Haemophilus parainfluenzae DNA:
- a CDS encoding DNA topoisomerase III yields the protein MRLFIAEKPSLGRAIADVLPKPHQRGDGFIKCGNDDVVTWCVGHLLEQAEPDAYDPKFKQWRLEHLPIIPEKWILLPRKEVKKQLSVVEKLIHQADVLVNAGDPDREGQLLVDEVFSYTNLSAKKRDGILRCLISDLNPSAVEKAVQKLQPNRYFIPLATSALARARADWLYGINMTRAYTIRGRQAGYDGVLSVGRVQTPVLGLIVRRDLEIEHFQPKDFYEVLAWVKEEKTSENPTALFSALWQPSKACEDYQDEDGRVLSLGLAENVLKRITDQPAEVTEYVDKREKETAPLPYSLSALQIDAAKRFGMSAQSVLDTCQRLYETHRLITYPRSDCRYLPEEHFAERHKVMNAISQHCQTYQTLPSVVDSEQRNRCWNDKKVEAHHAIIPTANTRSINLSIDEQRIYELIARQYLLQFCPDAEYRKSKITLSIAGGTFVAQARNLQTAGWKELLGKEDEDENQEPLLPIVKKGQILYCERGEVVSKKTQPPKPFTDATLLSAMTGIARFVQDKELKKILRETDGLGTEATRAGIIELLFKRGFLTKKGRNIHSTETGRILISALPDIATQPDMTAHWEAQLTDISQKQASYQQFMFTLNQMLPDLVCFVDFTALRRLSQISKGLSTPAPKRKRAVKKSEDLHPEK from the coding sequence ATGCGCCTGTTTATTGCCGAGAAACCCAGTCTTGGGCGAGCTATTGCCGATGTATTACCAAAACCTCATCAACGGGGTGATGGTTTTATTAAATGTGGCAATGATGATGTCGTGACTTGGTGCGTGGGGCATTTGCTCGAACAGGCAGAACCGGATGCCTACGATCCTAAATTCAAACAATGGCGTTTAGAACATTTACCCATCATTCCTGAAAAGTGGATTCTGTTACCGCGAAAAGAAGTGAAAAAACAGCTTTCTGTGGTGGAAAAACTCATTCATCAAGCGGATGTTTTAGTTAACGCAGGCGACCCGGATAGAGAAGGCCAGTTGCTGGTGGATGAAGTGTTTAGTTATACCAATTTATCAGCGAAAAAACGTGATGGCATTTTGCGTTGTTTGATTAGCGATCTTAACCCAAGTGCGGTCGAAAAAGCGGTACAAAAGCTCCAACCGAATCGTTATTTTATTCCATTAGCCACCTCTGCACTGGCGCGTGCTCGTGCGGATTGGCTTTATGGTATTAATATGACTCGCGCTTATACCATTCGCGGTCGCCAAGCCGGTTATGATGGCGTGCTTTCCGTTGGGCGAGTACAGACCCCCGTATTAGGCTTGATTGTTCGACGTGATTTGGAAATTGAACATTTCCAACCCAAAGATTTCTATGAAGTGTTGGCATGGGTGAAAGAAGAAAAAACGTCTGAAAATCCAACCGCACTTTTTTCTGCACTTTGGCAACCGAGTAAGGCTTGTGAGGACTATCAGGATGAAGATGGTCGTGTACTGTCTTTAGGGTTGGCCGAAAATGTATTGAAGCGTATTACCGATCAACCTGCCGAAGTGACTGAATATGTGGATAAGCGAGAAAAAGAAACCGCCCCTTTGCCTTATTCGTTGTCTGCATTGCAAATCGATGCAGCAAAACGCTTTGGGATGTCGGCGCAAAGCGTGTTGGATACCTGTCAGCGGTTATATGAAACCCATCGTTTGATTACCTATCCACGTTCTGATTGTCGCTATTTGCCGGAAGAGCATTTTGCTGAGCGACATAAAGTGATGAATGCCATTTCACAGCATTGTCAGACGTACCAAACCTTGCCATCGGTGGTGGATAGCGAGCAGCGTAATCGTTGCTGGAACGATAAAAAAGTGGAAGCACACCATGCGATCATTCCAACGGCTAACACACGCTCGATAAATCTAAGCATTGATGAACAACGTATTTATGAACTGATTGCTCGCCAGTATTTATTACAGTTCTGCCCTGATGCGGAATATCGTAAAAGCAAAATTACCTTAAGTATTGCAGGCGGTACTTTTGTAGCACAAGCGCGCAACTTGCAAACCGCGGGTTGGAAAGAGTTGCTTGGCAAAGAAGACGAAGATGAAAATCAAGAACCGCTATTGCCGATCGTGAAGAAAGGTCAGATCCTGTATTGCGAACGAGGTGAAGTGGTGAGCAAAAAAACGCAACCGCCAAAACCTTTTACTGATGCGACGTTGCTTTCCGCCATGACGGGTATTGCGCGTTTTGTACAAGATAAAGAATTGAAAAAAATTCTGCGTGAAACGGATGGCCTTGGCACAGAAGCCACTCGTGCAGGTATTATTGAATTGCTGTTTAAGCGAGGTTTTTTGACCAAAAAAGGACGCAATATTCACAGTACAGAAACAGGGCGGATCCTCATTTCAGCTTTGCCGGATATTGCGACACAACCTGACATGACGGCACATTGGGAAGCGCAATTAACGGATATCAGTCAAAAACAGGCAAGTTATCAGCAATTTATGTTTACGCTTAATCAAATGCTGCCGGATTTAGTGTGTTTTGTTGATTTCACCGCATTACGTCGTTTAAGTCAGATTTCAAAAGGTTTAAGCACACCAGCACCGAAACGAAAAAGAGCGGTCAAAAAATCGGAAGATTTACATCCTGAAAAGTGA
- the secG gene encoding preprotein translocase subunit SecG, with amino-acid sequence MYNILLFVYVLVCIALIGFILVQQGKGANAGASFGGGASGTMFGSAGAGNFLTRTSAILATGFFVIALVLGNINAHRGNVQKGSFDDLSQTAEQVQQQQQQVAPAVENKNNDIPQ; translated from the coding sequence ATGTACAATATTTTATTATTTGTTTATGTATTGGTTTGTATCGCCTTAATCGGCTTTATTCTTGTGCAACAAGGTAAAGGTGCAAACGCAGGTGCGTCATTTGGTGGCGGTGCATCAGGTACCATGTTTGGTTCTGCAGGTGCAGGTAACTTCTTAACCCGTACCAGCGCAATTTTAGCAACTGGCTTTTTTGTCATCGCTTTAGTGTTAGGTAATATCAACGCTCACCGTGGCAACGTACAAAAAGGTTCGTTTGACGATTTATCTCAAACTGCTGAACAAGTTCAACAACAGCAACAACAAGTTGCTCCAGCAGTTGAAAACAAAAATAATGATATTCCGCAATAA
- a CDS encoding sucrose-specific PTS transporter subunit IIBC has translation MNFPQIAQQVIDKLGGKDNIATAAHCATRLRIVLNDESKVDKEGIDNIEGVKGQFAVAGQYQIIFGSGTVNKVHAELTKLLGIGDVSKAEVAEAASGNQNLLQRLVKGLADIFVPIIPAIVAGGLLMGIHSMLTAKGFFVDELSVIDMHPGLADLVDFINTIANAPFVFLPVLLGFSATRKFGGNPFLGAALGMLLVHPALADGWNYALTLAQGKIQYWNVFSLEIEKVGYQGTVIPTLVSAWVLATLEKTFRKFVPSYLDNLITPLFSLFIAGFLAFTVIGPIGREAGSLIASGLTWLYDTLGFVGGAIFGAFYAPIVITGMHQTFIAVETQLLAEMANTGGTFIFPIAAMSNIAQGAACLGVAVALKDPKVRGLAVPSGISALLGITEPAMFGVNLRYRQAFFAAMIGSGLASAFIAFFNVKAIALGAAGFLGIPSIKPDSLAMYSIGMLISFVVAFTLSVVFVKRAQAKA, from the coding sequence ATGAACTTCCCTCAAATCGCCCAACAAGTGATTGATAAACTTGGTGGTAAAGACAACATCGCCACCGCAGCACATTGCGCAACGCGTTTACGTATTGTGTTAAACGATGAAAGCAAAGTGGACAAAGAAGGTATTGATAACATTGAAGGCGTGAAAGGGCAGTTTGCTGTTGCCGGTCAATATCAAATTATCTTTGGTTCAGGCACAGTGAATAAAGTCCATGCTGAACTCACCAAATTGCTTGGTATCGGCGATGTGAGCAAAGCTGAAGTGGCTGAAGCGGCGTCAGGTAATCAAAACTTATTGCAACGTTTGGTGAAAGGCTTAGCGGATATTTTCGTGCCAATCATTCCGGCGATCGTAGCAGGCGGTTTGTTAATGGGTATTCACTCCATGCTTACAGCGAAAGGTTTCTTCGTTGATGAATTAAGCGTGATTGATATGCACCCAGGTCTAGCGGATTTGGTGGACTTCATTAATACCATCGCGAATGCACCGTTTGTGTTCTTACCGGTATTACTCGGTTTCTCTGCAACCCGTAAATTCGGCGGTAACCCGTTCTTAGGGGCAGCGCTTGGGATGTTATTAGTTCACCCTGCATTAGCAGACGGTTGGAACTACGCATTAACTCTTGCGCAAGGCAAAATCCAATACTGGAATGTATTCAGTCTTGAAATTGAAAAAGTCGGCTATCAAGGTACAGTCATCCCAACATTAGTTTCTGCTTGGGTATTAGCAACCTTAGAAAAAACCTTCCGTAAGTTTGTACCTTCTTATTTAGATAACCTGATTACCCCATTATTCTCGCTCTTTATTGCGGGCTTCTTAGCATTTACCGTAATTGGTCCAATTGGTCGTGAAGCGGGTTCATTAATTGCATCAGGCTTAACTTGGTTATATGACACTTTAGGTTTCGTTGGTGGCGCGATCTTCGGGGCATTCTATGCACCAATCGTTATCACCGGTATGCACCAAACCTTCATTGCGGTTGAAACACAATTATTGGCTGAAATGGCAAATACAGGTGGTACCTTTATTTTCCCAATCGCCGCAATGTCAAATATCGCACAAGGTGCGGCCTGTTTAGGTGTGGCAGTGGCATTAAAAGATCCAAAAGTACGCGGTTTAGCGGTACCATCAGGTATCTCTGCATTATTAGGGATTACTGAACCGGCGATGTTCGGGGTGAACTTACGCTATCGTCAAGCTTTCTTTGCGGCGATGATTGGTTCAGGTCTTGCAAGTGCCTTTATCGCATTCTTTAATGTAAAAGCCATTGCATTAGGTGCAGCAGGTTTCTTAGGTATTCCATCGATCAAACCAGATAGCCTTGCGATGTACAGCATTGGTATGTTGATTTCATTTGTGGTGGCATTCACCCTTTCAGTCGTTTTCGTGAAACGCGCACAAGCAAAAGCATAA
- the metH gene encoding methionine synthase — protein MSHNQTELLKKSLAERILILDGAMGTMIQKYKLTETDFRGERFKESAVDLRGNNDLLTLTQPLLISAIHEKYLQAGADIIETNTFSSTTIAQADYDLQSIAYELNFAGAKLARLAADKYSTPEKPRFVAGVLGPTNRTASISPDVNDPGFRNVTFMELVDAYAEATKGLIEGGADLIMIETIFDTLNAKAAIFAIETVFEELGVELPIMISGTITDASGRTLSGQTTEAFYNSLRHAKPLTFGLNCALGPKELRQYVEQLSKISETYVSVHPNAGLPNAFGGYDLGAEEMAAHLKEWAESGFVNIVGGCCGTTPEHIKAFADAMQGIAPRKLPEIKTAMRLSGLEPLNIDDESLFVNVGERNNVTGSAKFKRLIKEDKFAEAIEIAIDQVENGAQVIDVNMDEALLDGKKCMTRFLNIMATEPDAAKVPVMIDSSKWEVIEAGLQSVQGKPIVNSISLKEGEEIFIDHAKLVRKYGAAVVVMAFDEVGQADTEDRKVEICSRAYDILVNQVGFPPEDIIFDPNIFAIGTGIEEHNNYGVDFINATGRIKRALPHAKISGGVSNVSFSFRGNNVMREAIHAVFLYHAIKQGMDMGIVNAGQLAIYDDLDPELREIVEDAVLNRSPDATEKLLDIAEKYRNQGNDESAVDSVAEWRTWPVEERLKHALVKGITTYIVEDTEEARQTLPSPLDVIEGPLMAGMDVVGDLFGDGKMFLPQVVKSARVMKQSVAYLEPFINATKQKGSSNGKVVIATVKGDVHDIGKNIVSVVMQCNNFEVIDLGVMVPADKIIQTAIDEKADIIALSGLITPSLDEMEYFLGEMTRLGLNLPVMIGGATTSKEHTAIKLYPKYKEHGVFYTSNASRAVTVCATLMNPESRAALWEQFKKDYEKIQQSFSNRKPLRKQLSIEEARANRFDGFNGEWADYVPPKPNQTGIVEFKNVPIATLRKFIDWSPFFRIWGLMGGYPDAFDYPEGGEEARKVWNDAQVVLDELEQNHKLNPSGILGIFPAERVGDDVVLFSDEERTQQIGTAYGLRQQTERGKNSKSPFNFALSDFIADRESGKKDWMGMFAVCAGIEEMELVEGYKAAGDDYNAILLQAVGDRLAEAMAEYLHFELRTRIWGYTQEEFDNQGLINENYVGIRPAPGYPSCPEHTEKALIWDLLEVEQRIGMKLTESYAMWPAASVCGWYFTHPASNYFTLGRIDEDQAQDYAKRKGWDEREMMKWLGVAMK, from the coding sequence ATGTCACATAATCAAACCGAATTACTGAAAAAATCCCTCGCTGAACGCATCCTCATTTTAGATGGCGCGATGGGGACGATGATCCAAAAATATAAACTCACCGAGACTGATTTTAGAGGCGAGCGTTTTAAAGAAAGTGCGGTTGATTTACGTGGCAATAATGACTTGCTCACCTTAACCCAACCGCTGCTAATTTCTGCGATTCATGAGAAATACTTACAAGCGGGCGCCGATATTATTGAAACCAATACTTTCAGTTCTACCACCATTGCGCAAGCGGATTATGATTTACAGTCTATTGCCTACGAACTGAATTTTGCAGGCGCAAAGCTAGCGCGTTTGGCCGCTGATAAATACAGCACGCCAGAAAAACCTCGCTTTGTCGCCGGTGTATTAGGGCCAACCAACCGTACAGCCTCTATTTCTCCTGATGTAAACGACCCGGGTTTCCGTAATGTGACGTTTATGGAATTGGTCGATGCCTATGCTGAAGCGACCAAAGGCTTAATTGAAGGTGGTGCTGATTTAATCATGATCGAAACCATTTTCGACACATTAAACGCAAAAGCCGCCATTTTCGCTATTGAAACCGTATTTGAAGAATTAGGTGTGGAATTGCCGATTATGATTTCCGGCACCATTACCGATGCTTCCGGCCGTACCCTTTCAGGGCAAACTACCGAAGCATTCTACAACTCGCTTCGTCACGCTAAACCACTGACTTTCGGTTTGAACTGTGCGTTAGGCCCGAAAGAACTTCGCCAGTATGTTGAACAACTGTCTAAAATCAGCGAAACCTATGTGTCTGTTCACCCAAATGCGGGCTTACCAAATGCCTTTGGTGGCTATGATTTAGGTGCAGAAGAGATGGCGGCACACCTTAAGGAATGGGCTGAAAGTGGCTTTGTGAACATTGTCGGTGGTTGTTGCGGTACAACGCCAGAACATATCAAAGCCTTTGCGGATGCGATGCAAGGTATTGCGCCACGTAAATTGCCTGAAATTAAAACTGCGATGCGTTTATCTGGCTTAGAGCCACTCAATATTGATGATGAAAGCCTATTTGTTAACGTGGGCGAACGTAATAACGTGACAGGTTCGGCGAAATTCAAACGCTTAATTAAAGAAGACAAATTTGCCGAAGCCATTGAAATTGCCATCGACCAAGTGGAAAACGGTGCGCAAGTGATCGACGTCAATATGGATGAAGCCTTGCTCGACGGCAAAAAATGCATGACCCGTTTCCTCAATATTATGGCGACCGAGCCGGATGCCGCCAAAGTGCCAGTGATGATCGACTCGTCTAAATGGGAAGTGATTGAGGCAGGTTTGCAGTCGGTACAAGGTAAACCGATTGTGAACTCTATTTCGTTGAAAGAAGGCGAAGAAATCTTTATCGACCACGCTAAATTAGTACGTAAATATGGTGCAGCTGTGGTGGTGATGGCGTTTGATGAAGTGGGACAAGCCGATACCGAAGATCGCAAAGTTGAAATTTGTAGCCGTGCTTATGACATTTTAGTGAACCAAGTCGGCTTCCCACCAGAAGACATTATTTTCGACCCGAATATTTTTGCCATCGGTACGGGGATTGAAGAACACAACAACTACGGCGTGGATTTCATCAACGCTACAGGCCGTATTAAACGCGCGCTACCGCATGCGAAAATCTCGGGCGGGGTGTCGAATGTCTCTTTCTCATTCCGTGGTAACAACGTGATGCGTGAAGCCATTCACGCGGTCTTCCTCTATCACGCCATCAAGCAAGGCATGGATATGGGGATTGTGAATGCGGGGCAGCTCGCAATTTATGACGATCTCGATCCTGAATTGCGTGAAATCGTGGAAGATGCGGTATTAAACCGCAGCCCTGATGCCACCGAAAAACTACTCGATATTGCAGAAAAATATCGTAACCAAGGCAACGATGAAAGTGCGGTCGATTCTGTCGCAGAATGGCGCACTTGGCCAGTGGAAGAACGTTTAAAACACGCCCTTGTGAAAGGGATTACCACTTACATTGTGGAAGATACGGAAGAAGCCCGCCAAACCTTACCAAGCCCATTAGATGTAATTGAAGGCCCGTTGATGGCAGGCATGGACGTAGTCGGCGATTTATTCGGTGACGGTAAAATGTTCCTGCCACAAGTAGTGAAATCTGCGCGCGTAATGAAACAATCTGTGGCGTACTTAGAGCCGTTTATCAACGCCACCAAACAAAAAGGCTCAAGCAATGGTAAAGTGGTGATTGCGACCGTAAAAGGTGACGTGCACGATATTGGTAAAAACATCGTGAGCGTGGTGATGCAATGTAATAACTTTGAAGTGATTGACTTAGGCGTGATGGTGCCTGCGGACAAAATCATTCAAACCGCCATTGATGAAAAAGCGGACATCATCGCATTAAGTGGTTTAATTACCCCTTCTTTAGATGAAATGGAATACTTCTTAGGCGAAATGACTCGCTTAGGTTTGAATCTACCTGTGATGATTGGTGGTGCGACCACTTCTAAAGAACATACGGCGATTAAACTTTATCCAAAATATAAAGAACACGGCGTATTTTATACCTCAAATGCCTCTCGTGCGGTGACAGTGTGTGCGACATTAATGAACCCTGAAAGCCGTGCGGCATTGTGGGAACAATTCAAGAAAGATTACGAGAAAATTCAGCAATCGTTCTCTAACCGTAAACCACTTCGTAAACAACTGAGCATTGAAGAAGCACGTGCAAACCGCTTTGATGGCTTTAATGGCGAATGGGCAGATTACGTGCCGCCAAAACCAAACCAAACCGGTATTGTGGAATTTAAAAACGTACCGATTGCCACATTACGTAAATTTATCGACTGGTCTCCATTCTTCCGCATTTGGGGCTTAATGGGCGGCTACCCTGACGCCTTTGATTATCCAGAAGGTGGTGAAGAAGCACGTAAAGTATGGAATGATGCGCAAGTGGTTTTAGATGAATTAGAGCAAAACCATAAACTCAACCCAAGCGGTATTTTAGGCATTTTCCCTGCGGAACGTGTGGGCGATGATGTGGTGCTTTTCTCAGATGAAGAACGCACACAACAAATTGGCACCGCTTACGGCTTACGCCAACAAACCGAACGGGGCAAAAACAGCAAAAGTCCGTTTAACTTTGCCTTAAGCGACTTTATTGCCGATCGCGAAAGCGGCAAAAAAGACTGGATGGGGATGTTCGCCGTCTGTGCGGGTATTGAAGAAATGGAATTAGTGGAAGGCTATAAAGCCGCAGGTGATGACTACAACGCCATCTTGCTACAAGCCGTAGGCGACCGCCTCGCCGAAGCCATGGCAGAATACCTGCACTTTGAGCTACGCACCCGCATTTGGGGCTACACGCAAGAAGAATTCGACAACCAAGGCTTAATCAATGAAAACTATGTTGGCATCCGTCCGGCACCGGGCTATCCAAGCTGCCCAGAACATACTGAAAAAGCCTTGATTTGGGATTTATTAGAAGTAGAACAGCGCATTGGCATGAAACTCACCGAAAGCTACGCCATGTGGCCGGCAGCTTCTGTCTGCGGCTGGTACTTCACGCACCCTGCAAGTAACTATTTCACTTTAGGTCGAATCGATGAAGACCAAGCTCAAGATTATGCCAAACGTAAAGGTTGGGATGAGAGAGAGATGATGAAGTGGTTGGGTGTGGCGATGAAGTAA